A segment of the Corylus avellana chromosome ca2, CavTom2PMs-1.0 genome:
aaacgAAGCTGCAGTTTTATCGACCCACAGAAGCTATGTTACAAACAAGTGGCTGCTTGGCTTTGGTCGGTTCGACCACCTCATTCGACATTCATCTTAAGTTGTTCGAAGCATAGGGAAGTGTGTTGTTGGAATTTTGTGAGGtctatttatttaatattagaAAGGGATTTACTATTttgtattattcttttttttttgacatgtccgcacaagaggggggagggggattcgaactagtgacctccacttcattaagtgtggtcccagccgattaaactacctcttggggacaattttgtattattcaattcatgagtaattctaaatactcatttttcattatattctTATATTACTGGACCGACATGACAATGCATAtcaatcttgattttttttttttttttttatcattttttaaatcaatgcTGATTTAATGGCTGATGAACACTATTATATCCAGGACTGCCAGGTGTCCCAAAATTCTTTCTAAAATCCTTTCTAAATTatgtgaaaaatattattttggaaaggAGTGGAagacaaaaaagagagaatgagaattttttaagataaaaaaaagtttaacatATCATTTGGAAAGCATTTTAAAAAGAATCCCTTAAAATATCTAGCATTATCCCTATTACATCAGCCCAATGGCCTGAATGTAAGATGGGTATTGAGTATATAACCAACACCTCATTTCTACGTTAGAAAACCTTTAATTTATtagtgtgtgtttttttattttttattttttttatgtacatCCAAAATTAATAtctaatacttaaaaaaaaaattaatatctaataataattttaaaaaatcagagCAATTTTAAGCGGGTATAAGAATTGACAAGAGTTACGTGTATCTTTACTCTACCTGAAAATACATAGAAATGTTTGATTAgaagcataaaataaaatagaaaactagaaaaatcaTAAACTCAGCGTTTGTTATCTTCCGttgaaagaagagaagagaagagaagaggcaATGAGAACGACGATGAGGCTGAGGTCGTCGACGCTGGTGTGGGTCGTGTTGTTGACGATATCGACCTTCGCTCAACAGCACAATGGCCTCGTCCCGTCTCGGACTTTGCTCAACCAATTGTCCGGAAGCGCCAATTACTTGACCATGGAGGAGCTCTGGTTCCAACAGACTCTCGATCACTTCTCTCCCTACGTACCTCTCTCTCTTGGACTATTCTCTTTGAATTACGAGAATCTATGCCACAATTTCTGTATAAAAATCTGATTCGTGTTATGGATTTGCAGGATCACCGCCGGTTTCAGCAGCGATACTATGAATTCTTTGACTACTTTCGGCTTCCAGATGGACCGATTTTCCTGAAAATTTGTGGTGAATCTTCATGCAATGGGATAGCCAATGACTATATTAGCGTAAGTTTGTGACTCTTAGCCAAAATTAGTGGTTGTGGCCTCAAATAGGCTTTTAATTGGTCAGAAGGAGATTTACTTTATTGTGAAATTGAATTTTATGGCTCTTGGCGAGTGTGTATGCTTGTTAGAATCAAGAGAGACTTGGATTATTGTAAAATTGAATTTgatggtttagggtttaggtgtGTATGCTACTTAGGATAAAAAGTTTGAACCTTGTGATGTCTTTTATAGGTATTAGCAAAGAAGTTTGGAGCAGCAGTTGTTTCTCTTGAGCATCGTTACTATGGGAAAAGTTCACCCTTCAATTCGCTGAAGACAGAAAATTTGAGGTATCTGTCATCTAAGCAGGCGCTCTATGATTTGGCTGTTTTTCGTCAGTATTATCAGGCAAGTTATCTTCTTATTTATTAAGTGTTTTAGTCGTgtgagtgttaagtctcacatcGAATGGAAATAACACAAGTGGTTGATATAACATTATCGGGTTCAAAACCCATAGATTTAAGCTTGTATTAAGTGGTTTTCCAACATATTATATCAAGATCTTGCTTGGAGACTCTCTAGTGTTTATGTCCCCAATGGTAAGTCATGTACTTCATGTTCTAGAGTTGGAAAAGTGAAGAATTAATAAAATGCGATCTTTGTTAACATTGCTTTGAAGGAGAGTTAAATTCGTTTAATCTCATTGGGTGTTGCCAAGTTTCTAGCGTAACCACTGGTCATCTGTATTCTCTAATGCAGATCTTCTCTGGCCTTATTGTTATCCACTTTTCTTGCAGAAATCTTTGGATTTAAAGCTCAATAGATCAAATGTTGAAAATCCATGGTTCGTTTTCGGTATCTCGTACTCGGGAGCGCTTAGTGCATGGTTCCGTCTTAAGTTCCCTCATTTAACATGTGGAAGCCTTGCAAGTTCTGCTGTTGTTCATGCAGTTTATAACTTCACTGAATTTGACCGGCAGGTAAACACAATATTGGCTCTCTTTTTTCCCCTTATATACgcatcaataacttttttttgaaGCCATGTTCNNNNNNNNNNNNNNNNNNNNNNNNNNNNNNNNNNNNNNNNNNNNNNNNNNNNNNNNNNNNNNNNNNNNNNNNNNNNNNNNNNNNNNNNNNNNNNNNNNNNATTGTGTTTAAGCATGTAAAACTTTTTTGTGATACCTACCagaatttttaagaaataggAACTCATTTTTCTTAGGATCAATGATTAAAAAATCTGGAGGCGCGGCTCTTGCACCATCTTTCATTCATTCCAGAAGAGTTAGCTGACATTCAACCATACTTCCATCCATTACCTGCCAGTTTTGCTTGGAACTTCTCCTCGTGTCTCCCTTTTCACCAAGGCATGGGAATACATGCGTGGCACTAAGTGTAGCTTAGTTGTGCAGAATAGCGGTTCGACACTCAGACAAGCATCTTACATTGTAATGCAAAAAGATTATAGTTCACTCCAATGAAGACATGGTTATCTTTGCAACTGTTTTCAAAGTTTTATCAGCACCCGTTTCTGCAGAACCTACTACTCTCTACCACTCTTGTTGAAGTGATAACTCGTACAATTTGCATAATGGGATTTCTTGATATGCTTAGGACATCATGAGGAAGCTTGAGAATAATGCCAGAATGTCACCTTAGTTGGTAGCTGAAGGAGGCAATATACTAAGTCTACATCCTGTGTTACAGAGGTACAACCGTACAAACACGAAGGCGACCGCCGACCTTGTCCTCGCCCCACAAGTGAAGTGAGTTtgtaatgtttttattttttctgtataattaacaataaatatCACGGCTAATTATATTTTTGCTGTTCTAAATGGGAAAcgaaatacaaaaagaaagttcaaaaggcaaaaaagaagagagaaaagttgCCCCATGCCGTCATCCTACCTAGTCACATTATAGGGCTGTGGTTATGCTGCGTGGTCGGTTAGGTACTGCCCCAACCAGCCACGATGGGTCCTAGTTAGATTGAGATCCTTTGAAATTCTTAAAAGTTACAAGGGTTTGCAATTTCTTCAATCTTAGTCTTTCATTTGTAATGATCGGTTGGAAACAAGCCATGacaacaacaattaaaaaaagaaaaaaagtgatcCTCAATCCAGCGGGGTGGTACATAGGGTTTAGGGCGGTCTGATTACCGCCCAACTTCTTTTGGGGGTAATCACCAATCACCTCTTCGAGGGGAGAGGATGGTAAGATCATTCTAAAAGCATGATTTTGAGAGCAATTAGGTCATTTTCAACCTAATTTGGGGGAG
Coding sequences within it:
- the LOC132173112 gene encoding probable serine protease EDA2, which codes for MRTTMRLRSSTLVWVVLLTISTFAQQHNGLVPSRTLLNQLSGSANYLTMEELWFQQTLDHFSPYDHRRFQQRYYEFFDYFRLPDGPIFLKICGESSCNGIANDYISVLAKKFGAAVVSLEHRYYGKSSPFNSLKTENLRYLSSKQALYDLAVFRQYYQKSLDLKLNRSNVENPWFVFGISYSGALSAWFRLKFPHLTCGSLASSAVVHAVYNFTEFDRQVNTILALFFPLIYASITFF